From the Candidatus Methylomirabilota bacterium genome, the window CGGTCATAGGCGGCTCCTCACTTGTCGCTCGCGAGCTTGCCGTTGTACCCCCAGTTCGACTTCTCCACGTCCTGGAAGACGATGTGGACCTGGTCGGCGGTGGTCTTGCCGATCTTCACCATGGCCTCGGTGATGGCCTGGGTCAGCTCGCGCTTCTGCTGGTCGGTGCGGCCGGCGTACCACTGAATGGTGATGTTCGGCATGGGCTCCTCCCGCGAGATGTGGCTGCGGCGAATTATCCCATGTGCGCGCCGGGGGGGCAACGACGCTTGACGGTTCCGGGGCCCTCCGCTACGGTCATGGGGACCGCGGTGCACCCCCGCGCGCCGTCCCCAAAGGGAGGACAGGACCCCATGCCGATT encodes:
- a CDS encoding tautomerase family protein, with the translated sequence MPNITIQWYAGRTDQQKRELTQAITEAMVKIGKTTADQVHIVFQDVEKSNWGYNGKLASDK